In Nocardioides jishulii, the DNA window GACGTCGCGTGCCTTCGATCCCTCGCTGGGACCGACCACGCCACGACTCTCCAGGATGTCCATGAGGCGCCCGGCCTTGGCGAAGCCGACGCGCAGCTTGCGCTGGAGCATCGACGTCGAGCCGAACTGGGTGGAGACGACGAGCTCGACGGCCTGGACCACGAGGTCGAGGTCGTCACCGATGTCGTCGTCGAGCTCGCGCTTGGAGGCCGCGGGTGCGGTGACCTCCTCGACGTAGGTCGGCTCGAGCTGGTTCTTGCACGCCGCGACGACCTCCTGGATCTCCGCCTCGGTCACCCAGGCGCCCTGCACGCGGATCGGCTTGGAGGCACCCATCGGCAGGAAGAGGCCGTCACCCTGGCCGACGAGCTTCTCGGCGCCAGGCTGGTCGAGGATGACGCGGCTGTCGCCGAGGCTGGAGGTGGCGAAGGCGAGACGCGACGGCACGTTGGCCTTGATCAGGCCGGTCACGACGTCCACCGAGGGGCGCTGGGTGGCCAGCACCAGGTGGATGCCCGCCGCACGCGCCAGCTGGGTGATGCGCACGATCGCGTCCTCGACGTCGCGCGGCGCGACCATCATCAGGTCGGCGAGCTCGTCGACGATCACCAGCAGGTAGGGGTAGGGGGTGAGCACGCGCTCGCTGCCCGGCGGGACCTCCACCTTGCCTGCGCGGACGGCCTTGTTGAAGTCGTCCAGGTGGCGGAAGCCGAAGTTGGCCAGGTCGTCGTAGCGCATGTCCATCTCGCGCACGACCCACTGCAGTGCCTCGGCAGCCTTCTTGGGGTTCGTGATGATCGGCGTGATGAGGTGCGGGATGCCCTCGTAGGAGTTGAGCTCCACGCGCTTCGGGTCGACCATGATCATCCGGACCTCGTCCGGCGTCGCCCGCATCATGATCGAGGTGATCATCGAGTTGATGAAGGACGACTTTCCGGAGCCGGTGGCACCGGCGACCAGCAGGTGGGGCATCTTGGCCAGGTTGGCCACCACGAAGCCACCCTCGACGTCCTTGCCGAGGCCGGCCACCATCGGGTGGTGGTTGTTGCGGGCCACGTCGGAGCGCAGCACGTCGCCCAACGAGACGATCTCCTTGTCGGCGTTGGGGATCTCGACACCGACCGCGGACTTGCCGGGGATCGGGCTGAGGATCCGCACGTCGGCGGAGGCCACCGCGTACGCGATGTTGCGCTGGATGTTGGTGATCTTCTCGACCTTGACGCCCGGGCCGAGCTCGACCTCGTAGCGGGTCACGGTCGGACCACGGGTGTAGCCGGTGACGTGGGCGTCGATGCCGAACTCGTCGAGCACCTGCGTCAGACGGCCGACGACGTCGTCGGAGGCCTTCGTACGCGCCTTGTGCGGCGACCCCGGCTGGAGCACGTTGCTGCCCGGCAGGGTGTAGGTGATGTCGCCCGACAGGGCGAGCTGCTCGACGCGGGGCGGGAGCGGGGTGTGCGGCGGGGGCTCGACGACGGCGCCGGGGCTCGGTTCGTCGACGGCGGGCGGGGAGAAGATGCCGACTCCGGCGTCGGTCGACTCGGCGTCGTGCTCCAGGGCGACGTCGATCGGGTCGGGCCGGCGACGGCGCTTGGTGATCTCGCGGTCCTCGACGAGGGGGGTGTCGTACGCCGGGTCCCCGGCCTCGGGGTCGATCTCGTCGTCGAGGCGACGGCCGCGACGGCGCGGGCCCTCCTCGTCGTCCCCCTCGTCGTAGTGGCGCCCGAGCAGGCGGTCGCGCAGCTCGGCGAGCCGGACAGGGATCTGGTAGATCGGGGTGGCGGTGATGACCAGCACGCCGAAGACGGTGACCAGCACCAGGATCGGCACCACGACGAAGGGGGTGCGCAGCAGGTCGAGCAGCAG includes these proteins:
- a CDS encoding FtsK/SpoIIIE family DNA translocase; this translates as MATRTSSPPRSRSSSSSSKGSNTRSRSTGSSGAGKSASRPAPKAAGRGSSRPSQAARRPAPRAVRNGPGPVSRTFAALGRALVATWMGLAHGAGAVARSVGHGARDLDPALRRDGVGLFMLGLALVVAGAVWWQPPGGAMDLVRSATAGTVGKVAWAVPLAFTYLGWRTLRDPERNGPVGRQIIGWTAVLLGVLGLVHIANGNPQPSLGDASELQGAGGAIGFVVSSLLLDLLRTPFVVVPILVLVTVFGVLVITATPIYQIPVRLAELRDRLLGRHYDEGDDEEGPRRRGRRLDDEIDPEAGDPAYDTPLVEDREITKRRRRPDPIDVALEHDAESTDAGVGIFSPPAVDEPSPGAVVEPPPHTPLPPRVEQLALSGDITYTLPGSNVLQPGSPHKARTKASDDVVGRLTQVLDEFGIDAHVTGYTRGPTVTRYEVELGPGVKVEKITNIQRNIAYAVASADVRILSPIPGKSAVGVEIPNADKEIVSLGDVLRSDVARNNHHPMVAGLGKDVEGGFVVANLAKMPHLLVAGATGSGKSSFINSMITSIMMRATPDEVRMIMVDPKRVELNSYEGIPHLITPIITNPKKAAEALQWVVREMDMRYDDLANFGFRHLDDFNKAVRAGKVEVPPGSERVLTPYPYLLVIVDELADLMMVAPRDVEDAIVRITQLARAAGIHLVLATQRPSVDVVTGLIKANVPSRLAFATSSLGDSRVILDQPGAEKLVGQGDGLFLPMGASKPIRVQGAWVTEAEIQEVVAACKNQLEPTYVEEVTAPAASKRELDDDIGDDLDLVVQAVELVVSTQFGSTSMLQRKLRVGFAKAGRLMDILESRGVVGPSEGSKARDVLVKPDEIDSVIATLEGER